A single window of Mustela erminea isolate mMusErm1 chromosome 4, mMusErm1.Pri, whole genome shotgun sequence DNA harbors:
- the LOC116589150 gene encoding cyclin N-terminal domain-containing protein 2-like — protein MSREDFRLHHPGPLLCLGLLAALAGSSPQVMLLATYFLELSLLETEAAGWEPGSSVQPSLYSPAELRPLEPCMARAALRGPAPGPADIFLKYRQPQRQGTSLAAARLLCRPQPEPP, from the exons atgagcagggaggattTCCGGTTGCACCACCCGGGCCCGCTACTTTGCCTTGGGCTACTGGCTGCACTGGCCGGGAGCAGCCCCCAGGTGATGCTACTTGCCACCTACTTTCTGGAACTGTCTCTGCTGGAGACCGAGGCTGCAGGATGGGAGCCCG GCTCCAGCGTCCAGCCCTCGCTTTACAGCCCGGCAGAGCTGCGCCCGCTCGAGCCGTGCATGGCCCGCGCCGCGCTCCGAGGCCCCGCTCCTGGCCCTGCCGACATCTTTCTCAAGTACAGGCAGCCCCAGCGCCAGGGCACCAGCCTCGCCGCCGCCCGCCTGCTCTGCCGCCCCCAGCCCGAGCCTCCCTGA